A part of Planctomycetia bacterium genomic DNA contains:
- a CDS encoding DUF1501 domain-containing protein, translating into MWGMSTGGIGRRHFLKHMAGFSLMAAPSISFVQGLHAMQSKLKKENKSIIILWMDGGPSHMDTWDMKPGESTGGQFKPIKTSANGVMISEHLPLVAKQMKHLSLVRSLVTNEGSHERGRTLMHTAYAANPAITFPSLGAVASQQIAPKELAIPSFVSVSRPSEGPGFLGMTYAPFNVQNPGSMPDNVDLPRDLGDERSKIVRGDFRKQFLAKVENQFAAQNRGVAASAHTDVYKKAYDLTYSQLKNVFDLKIDGNKAMDKKYEEMYGTDTFGRGCLLARKLVEAGVTCVEVTLGGWDNHNNIFQALHNSSTPSGTGMNNRTGLLDRLDKGMAALVQDLVDRGMWKNTVVVWMGEFGRTPKINQNGGRDHWARCWSVALGGGGIKGGIVHGSTDKDGTSVKDDPCTVGDLFATLYTAMGINPETEIRDPLGRPRKISGEKAGKPISTLI; encoded by the coding sequence ATGTGGGGCATGTCTACCGGTGGCATTGGTCGACGTCATTTTCTGAAACATATGGCTGGCTTCTCCCTGATGGCTGCTCCCAGCATCAGCTTTGTGCAGGGCCTGCATGCTATGCAGAGCAAGCTCAAAAAGGAGAACAAGAGCATCATCATCCTTTGGATGGATGGCGGCCCCAGTCATATGGATACCTGGGATATGAAGCCGGGTGAATCGACAGGCGGACAGTTCAAGCCGATCAAGACCAGTGCCAATGGAGTCATGATCAGCGAGCATCTGCCCCTGGTTGCGAAGCAGATGAAACATTTGAGCCTGGTCCGTTCGCTGGTAACGAATGAAGGTTCGCATGAGCGTGGCAGAACACTGATGCATACTGCCTACGCTGCCAACCCTGCCATCACATTCCCCAGCCTGGGAGCGGTTGCTTCGCAGCAGATTGCACCTAAGGAACTTGCTATACCCTCGTTTGTAAGCGTGAGTCGTCCCTCTGAAGGCCCCGGCTTTCTGGGCATGACTTATGCACCGTTCAATGTACAAAACCCAGGCAGCATGCCTGATAATGTTGATCTGCCTCGCGACCTCGGTGATGAACGCAGCAAAATTGTGCGGGGTGATTTCCGTAAACAGTTCCTCGCCAAGGTAGAGAATCAGTTTGCTGCCCAGAATCGTGGCGTTGCAGCCAGTGCCCATACCGATGTATACAAGAAGGCATACGATCTCACTTACTCACAACTCAAGAACGTCTTCGATCTGAAGATCGATGGCAACAAAGCGATGGACAAGAAGTACGAAGAGATGTATGGCACCGATACCTTCGGTCGCGGTTGCCTGCTGGCCCGCAAACTGGTTGAAGCGGGTGTTACCTGTGTGGAAGTCACACTCGGTGGTTGGGATAATCACAACAACATATTCCAAGCATTACACAACAGCAGTACACCAAGTGGCACAGGCATGAACAACCGTACCGGACTCCTGGATCGATTGGATAAAGGCATGGCTGCCCTGGTTCAGGATCTCGTAGATCGAGGTATGTGGAAAAACACTGTTGTAGTCTGGATGGGTGAATTCGGGCGTACGCCGAAAATTAATCAGAACGGCGGACGTGACCACTGGGCCCGCTGCTGGTCAGTGGCACTCGGTGGTGGTGGCATCAAAGGCGGCATCGTTCACGGCTCCACCGACAAAGACGGTACCAGTGTTAAAGACGACCCATGCACAGTGGGTGATCTCTTCGCAACTCTCTACACAGCTATGGGAATCAATCCCGAAACGGAAATTCGCGATCCATTGGGACGACCTCGAAAAATTTCAGGTGAAAAAGCAGGAAAACCGATCAGCACCCTCATTTAA
- a CDS encoding sigma-70 family RNA polymerase sigma factor, with product MPEFYLPTIYSSDLLTPEEERQLLTNFWENKKELVRQLLKHYAKQLKQHRPPMEPWPMAQFIREHTTYEVRKHTSIKPVFERYVTFKHRLASANIRLAAHVAKRFRHHALAYTDLLQEAVCGLMQAIDRFDVSHGTRLATYATWWIRQTLQIAVARQSHLVSLSPHHLQELGLLQQESEALAHGGKHLPSSQELAKRTGSSLEHLTHLQTATRTPVSLNAVLDDDSDFKLTEAMPDNNTNILRDNNERQEALNYLMDNLRPRERKVLDLRFGLTGAGAHSLRQIGHLLRISKERVRQIQNRALEKLRGSAERVGWEPNLLLD from the coding sequence ATGCCTGAGTTTTATCTTCCCACCATCTACTCCTCTGATCTGCTCACTCCTGAAGAAGAACGACAGCTCCTAACCAACTTCTGGGAAAACAAGAAAGAACTGGTTCGCCAGCTTCTCAAACATTACGCCAAGCAACTCAAGCAGCATCGTCCGCCGATGGAACCCTGGCCCATGGCCCAGTTCATCCGCGAACATACCACTTACGAAGTGCGCAAGCATACCAGTATCAAGCCAGTCTTTGAACGCTATGTGACGTTCAAGCATCGACTGGCTTCTGCCAACATCCGCCTGGCTGCTCACGTCGCCAAGCGTTTCCGCCATCATGCCCTGGCTTATACCGATCTCCTGCAGGAAGCAGTGTGTGGTCTGATGCAGGCGATTGATCGCTTCGATGTCAGCCACGGTACACGATTGGCAACCTATGCAACCTGGTGGATTCGTCAGACTCTGCAGATAGCAGTAGCTCGTCAAAGCCACCTGGTGAGCCTGTCGCCTCACCATCTGCAGGAACTTGGCCTCTTGCAGCAGGAATCAGAAGCACTGGCTCATGGCGGCAAGCACCTGCCTAGTTCACAAGAACTGGCCAAGCGTACTGGCAGCAGTCTCGAACACCTGACTCACTTGCAGACTGCTACACGAACTCCTGTAAGTTTGAATGCTGTTCTCGATGATGACAGCGATTTCAAGCTCACCGAAGCGATGCCTGACAACAATACAAACATTCTTCGCGATAACAACGAACGCCAGGAAGCACTCAACTACCTGATGGATAACCTTCGTCCTCGTGAACGGAAAGTGCTCGACCTACGTTTTGGCCTGACCGGCGCCGGCGCTCACAGCCTGCGACAGATCGGCCACTTGCTTCGCATCAGCAAGGAACGCGTGCGTCAGATTCAGAACCGTGCTTTAGAGAAGCTTCGAGGTTCTGCTGAACGAGTTGGATGGGAGCCAAATCTACTGCTCGACTGA
- the typA gene encoding translational GTPase TypA, giving the protein MKRNDIRNVAIIAHVDHGKTTLVDEMLRQSGLFRAGELEKLEGGQHGLIMDSNPLERERGITILAKNCAIKWGDTKINIIDTPGHADFGGEVERVLRMADGAALLVDAAEGPLPQTRFVLRKAFECGLKPIVVINKIDRPDARVQEVLNGIFDLFVDLDADDATCDFPVVYASGRNGWAKLSMDDESKDLRPLVETIMKHVPPPDVNMEAPVQFQVNNLDHSEFVGRIAVGKVYAGKLRKNQRVAVLSRDNKRTDYNIKQLLTFDRLGRNEVEEVTAGDICAIVGLTDVEIGDTVADIDHPNPLPALKVDEPTLTMLFRINDSPFSGRDGEYVTSRQLRDRLFKELERNVALRVVPVEGKSDEFMVSGRGLLHLGILLETMRREGYELSVGKPRVIMKEEGGMKLEPVEYLVIECPQGSVGAVMELVGNRRAECLKMDARGELTHLEFTIPARGLIGLKTRLLTATSGQAIMHHTFYDYQPSRGTIPSRVNGVMIATETGPATFYAIEGLQDRGVMFVSPQDQCYEGQIVAEHCRDNDLPVNIAREKKLTNMRNANAEKTVVLKAPRQMTLEMALEYIEDDELVEITPNSIRLRKMLLKEADRKRFDRSNREG; this is encoded by the coding sequence ATGAAACGTAATGATATTCGCAATGTTGCCATTATTGCTCACGTCGATCATGGCAAAACAACCTTAGTGGATGAAATGCTGCGTCAGTCGGGTCTCTTCCGTGCCGGGGAACTCGAAAAGCTCGAAGGCGGCCAGCATGGCCTGATCATGGATTCCAACCCGCTGGAACGTGAACGAGGCATCACGATTCTTGCCAAGAACTGTGCCATCAAGTGGGGCGATACCAAGATCAACATCATTGATACGCCGGGCCACGCTGACTTTGGTGGCGAAGTGGAACGTGTGCTCCGCATGGCAGATGGTGCTGCACTACTGGTGGATGCTGCAGAAGGCCCCTTGCCTCAGACGAGGTTCGTGCTTCGCAAGGCATTTGAATGTGGACTGAAACCTATTGTGGTCATCAACAAGATTGATCGGCCCGATGCGCGTGTTCAGGAAGTGCTCAACGGCATCTTCGATCTCTTTGTCGATCTCGATGCCGATGATGCTACCTGTGATTTCCCGGTAGTATATGCATCAGGCCGCAATGGCTGGGCCAAGCTGAGCATGGATGATGAAAGCAAGGACTTGCGCCCACTCGTTGAAACCATCATGAAACATGTCCCTCCACCTGATGTGAACATGGAAGCTCCTGTACAGTTCCAGGTGAATAATCTTGATCACAGTGAATTTGTAGGCCGCATCGCAGTTGGCAAAGTCTACGCAGGCAAACTCAGGAAGAATCAGCGGGTTGCAGTGCTCAGCCGCGATAACAAACGGACTGATTACAACATCAAACAACTGCTCACCTTCGACCGATTGGGTCGAAACGAAGTGGAAGAAGTCACCGCGGGAGATATCTGTGCTATCGTCGGCCTGACTGATGTGGAGATTGGTGATACGGTAGCAGATATCGATCATCCCAATCCACTTCCGGCTTTGAAAGTGGATGAGCCTACGCTTACCATGCTCTTCCGCATCAACGATTCGCCCTTTTCAGGCCGCGATGGTGAATATGTCACCAGCAGGCAGTTGCGGGATCGACTGTTCAAGGAACTTGAACGGAATGTAGCTCTGCGCGTGGTGCCTGTCGAAGGCAAATCAGATGAGTTCATGGTATCAGGCCGCGGTTTACTCCACCTCGGCATTCTGCTGGAGACCATGCGCCGCGAAGGTTACGAACTCTCTGTCGGCAAGCCTCGAGTCATCATGAAAGAAGAAGGGGGCATGAAGCTGGAACCGGTGGAATATCTCGTTATCGAGTGCCCGCAGGGTTCTGTCGGTGCTGTCATGGAACTGGTGGGTAATCGCCGGGCTGAGTGCCTCAAGATGGATGCTCGCGGAGAATTGACTCACTTGGAGTTTACCATCCCGGCACGCGGCCTGATCGGTTTAAAAACCCGATTGTTGACTGCCACCAGCGGGCAGGCGATCATGCATCATACCTTTTATGACTATCAACCGAGCCGGGGCACCATTCCATCACGTGTGAACGGAGTGATGATCGCTACGGAAACCGGGCCAGCTACTTTTTATGCCATCGAAGGACTGCAGGATCGAGGCGTCATGTTTGTTTCGCCTCAAGATCAGTGTTACGAGGGCCAAATTGTAGCAGAGCACTGCAGGGATAATGATCTCCCCGTAAATATTGCCCGTGAAAAGAAACTGACCAATATGCGTAATGCCAATGCCGAAAAAACCGTGGTGCTCAAAGCTCCTCGTCAAATGACTCTGGAAATGGCATTGGAATACATCGAAGACGATGAACTGGTGGAGATTACCCCCAACTCCATCAGGCTGCGCAAGATGCTGCTGAAAGAAGCTGATCGCAAGCGCTTCGATCGCTCAAACCGGGAAGGATAA